One window of Phalacrocorax aristotelis chromosome 26, bGulAri2.1, whole genome shotgun sequence genomic DNA carries:
- the PIP4K2C gene encoding phosphatidylinositol 5-phosphate 4-kinase type-2 gamma, which translates to MAAATAATGPAAPRTKTKKKQKRFVPQRVKVPRAADPLLAVLAWGVNHQISELSQVPLPVMLLPDDFKASSKIKVNNHLFNRENLPSHFKFKEYCPQVFRNLRERFGIDDQDYQVSLTRSPPHWEGSDRRVLLSSDRTLVAKELSSEDVADVHGLLSHYHQYVVQCHGSTLLPRFLGMYRVSVDSEETYLLVMRNMFSHRLPVHRKYDLKGSLVSREASDKEKGKDLPTLKDMDFLNKNEKVYVAEEDQRDFMEKLKRDVEFLVQLKIMDYSLLLGIHEVGRAEQEEEEEVEEEEGGGGDEGGTAVWGGSYGTSPEGIGSYLNSHRPLGPGDFDPYVDVYALRGAEAAPRREVYFMGLIDVLTQYDARKKAAHAAKTVKHGAGAEISTVHPEQYAKRFLDFITNIFA; encoded by the exons ATGGCGGCGGCGACGGCAGCGACCGGGCCCGCGGCGCCGCGTACCAAGACCAAGAAGAAGCAGAAACGGTTCGTGCCGCAGCGGGTGAAGGTGCCGCGGGCCGCCGACCCGCTTCTGGCCGTGCTGGCCTGGGGCGTCAACCACCAG ATCAGCGAGCTGAGCCAGGTCCCGCTGCCCGTCATGCTGCTGCCCGACGACTTCAAAGCCAGCTCCAAAATCAAGGTCAACAACCACCTCTTCAACCG GGAGAACCTACCCAGCCACTTCAAGTTCAAGGAGTACTGTCCCCAGGTCTTCCGCAACCTCCGCGAGCGCTTCGGCATCGACGACCAGGACTACCAG gTGTCGCTGACGCGGAGCCCCCCGCACTGGGAGGGCAGCGACCGGCGGGTCCTGCTCTCCTCCGACCGGACGCTGGTGGCGAAGGAGTTGTCGAGCGAGGACGTGGCCGACGTCCACGGTCTCTTGTCCCACTACCACCAG TACGTGGTGCAGTGCCACGGCAGCACACTGCTGCCCCGCTTCCTGGGGATGTACCGGGTGAGCGTGGACAGTGAGGAGACCTACCTGCTGGTCATGAGGAACATGTTCAGTCACCGCCTCCCTGTCCACAGGAAATACGACCTGAAG GGCTCCCTCGTGTCCCGAGAGGCCAGCGACAAGGAGAAG GGCAAGGACCTGCCCACCCTGAAGGACATGGACTTCTTGAACAAGAACGAGAAGGTCTACGTGGCCGAGGAGGACCAGAGGGACTTCATGGAGAAGCTCAAGAGAGACGTGGAG TTCCTGGTGCAGCTGAAGATCATGGACTACAGCCTGCTGCTGGGGATCCACGAGGTGGGgcgggcagagcaggaggaagaggaggaggtggaggaagaagagggcgGGGGGGGTGACGAGGGGGGGACAGCAGTGTGGGGGGGGTCCTACGGGACCTCCCCCGAGGGCATCGGCAGCTACCTCAACTCCCACCGCCCCCTCGGCCCCGGTGACTTTGACCCCTACGTTGATGTCTACGCCCTCCGCGGTGCCGAGG ctgccccccgaCGGGAGGTGTACTTCATGGGGCTGATCGATGTCCTCACCCAGTACGACGCCCGCAAGAAGGCGGCACACGCGGCCAAGACTGTCAAGCACGGG GCAGGAGCGGAGATCTCCACCGTGCACCCCGAGCAATACGCCAAGCGCTTCCTCGACTTCATCACCAACATATTCGCCTAG